One segment of Alnus glutinosa chromosome 2, dhAlnGlut1.1, whole genome shotgun sequence DNA contains the following:
- the LOC133860462 gene encoding uncharacterized protein LOC133860462 — MTKEIYGEHTVVGTKNGVLRDVAKKFLSFKVGEGTLIFMWLDCWHSDGYLLDRYGFGPVYDVGSCVDAKLSSIIQGGEWFWPYAHSDLLVHIQGQLSLVNIGVKDLAIWKAKRGVYNCAETWDALREKENVVERWKIVWFSVAIPRHSFLLWLVFRDALITKEKNVQMGL; from the exons ATGACGAAGGAGATTTATGGAGAGCACACGGTTGTGGGAACTAAGAACGGTGTG CTAAGAGATGTGGCTAAGAAGTTTTTGAGCTTCAAGGTTGGCGAGGGAACCCTGATATTCATGTGGCTAGACTGTTGGCATTCAGATGGTTATCTTCTTGATAGGTATGGATTTGGACCTGTTTATGATGTAGGTAGTTGTGTTGATGCAAAGCTCTCTTCCATCATCCAAGGTGGGGAGTGGTTTTGGCCTTATGCTCATTCAGATCTTCTAGTTCACATCCAAGGTCAGCTCTCTTTGGTAAATATTGGGGTAAAGGATCTAGCTATTTGGAAAGCAAAGAGAGGAGTTTACAATTGTGCAGAAACTTGGGATGCTCTGCGGGAGAAGGAAAATGTTGTTGAGAGGTGGAAGATTGTGTGGTTTTCGGTGGCCATTCCTCGTCACTCTTTCTTGCTTTGGCTTGTTTTTAGGGATGCCTTGATTACTAAGGAAAAAAATGTGCAAATGGGGCTATGA
- the LOC133859237 gene encoding 14-3-3-like protein A translates to MSPADSSREENVYMAKLAEQAERYEEMVEFMEKVAKTVDAEELSVEERNLLSVAYKNVIGARRASWRIISSIEQKEESRGNEDHVAVIKEYRGKIESELSKICDGILSLLESHLIPSASSAESKVFYLKMKGDYHRYLAEFKTGAERKEAAESTLLAYKSAQDIALAELAPTHPIRLGLALNFSVFYYEILNSPDRACNLAKQAFDEAISELDTLGEESYKDSTLIMQLLRDNLTLWTSDITDDTGDEIKEASKRESAEAPQQPPSQ, encoded by the exons ATGTCGCCCGCTGACTCTTCTCGTGAGGAGAATGTCTACATGGCCAAGCTGGCCGAGCAGGCTGAACGTTACGAGGAAATGGTTGAGTTCATGGAGAAAGTTGCAAAGACGGTGGATGCCGAGGAGTTGTCTGTGGAGGAAAGGAACCTCCTTTCCGTGGCTTACAAGAATGTGATTGGGGCCAGGAGGGCTTCATGGAGGATCATCTCTTCCATTGAGCAGAAGGAGGAGAGTAGAGGAAATGAGGATCATGTTGCAGTCATCAAGGAGTACAGAGGCAAGATTGAGTCCGAGCTGAGCAAGATCTGTGATGGCATTTTGAGCCTTCTTGAGTCACATCTCATCCCATCGGCCTCATCTGCTGAGTCAAAGGTGTTTTATCTCAAGATGAAGGGTGATTACCACAGGTACCTGGCTGAGTTTAAGACTGGAGCTGAAAGGAAGGAAGCTGCTGAGAGCACCTTGTTGGCTTACAAGTCTGCTCAG GATATTGCTCTGGCTGAACTTGCTCCTACCCACCCAATAAGGCTTGGTCTTGCACTTAACTTCTCTGTATTCTACTATGAAATCCTTAACTCACCAGACCGTGCTTGCAATCTTGCAAAGCAG GCTTTCGACGAAGCTATATCCGAGCTGGATACATTGGGTGAGGAGTCATACAAGGACAGTACATTGATCATGCAGCTTCTTCGAGACAATCTGACTTTGTGGACTTCTGACATCACG GACGATACTGGAGATGAAATTAAGGAAGCATCCAAGCGTGAGTCAGCCGAGGCTCCACAGCAGCCACCGTCGCAGTGA